AGCTACCATGTTGAGATGTCAACAGATACATTCGATAGTTGTACTCACAAGGGTTGATGAGGATACTACCGTTAAGCGATTGAGCAGCGCCCGCAAATTCAGACAAGACCATTGAACCATGTCGTTTCGATTGTGAGGATATGTATTCATATGCGACCTGATGTCACTCACAATTAGCGCGAGTCAATGCCAAGTGATCTGGTTCACTTACCAAATTCATACCATCTCGAGTAGAAGTGACCAAACAAGCATCCGCCAAAGCATACATTGCCGTCAATTCCTCGAAAGGAACTGATTTATGTAAATAGTGAATAGGCATGAATTCGACAGTGCCGAATCGACCGTTGATCCTTCCTACCAACTCATTCACGCACGCTCTAAGATTTTGGTACTCTTCTACATCTTGTCGGGATGGAATAGCCAATTGGACCAATACGACCTGATGTCAATCATAATCAAGTCAGCCTTTATTCAGTATACCATATGACGAGGTGTGGGTGCTTTAGAAcacctcctcctcacctTTCCGATCCATTCAGGATGTTGAGTTAAAAACACTTCCAAAGCATGCAACTTCTGTGGAATACCCTTGATATAATCCAATCTGTCCACACCGATGATAACTTTACATCCTTGGAATCTAGTTTCCAAAGCTTTCAATCTACTTTGTACTTTTTCTTTTTGTAACCCTTCGACAAATTGCATTGGCTCGATACCGATAGGATAAGTACCGACTTGAGCGTATCTACCTTCGAATTCGATACCGTTAGGTTGAGTTTGCAAGCCTAAGATTCGGGTACAGGAGGATAAGAAGTGTCGAGCGTAGTCGTATGTGTGGAAACTAAGCGGAAAGGTCAGTATGTATATCTCAAATAGATGAAGACAGCTAACTTACCCAATCAGGTCACATTGCAGTACACCCAATAAGATTTCTCTTCGGACAGGGAGAACTCTGAGATTCCAAACATACCAGCATCAGTATATGGATGTCTATTATAGACGATCATACTCACCGGTAGATTTCACTCGAGGGGAAAGGAGTATGTAAGAAGAAACCAATTCTAATAccatcttttcctttttctttcgcTACCATTTCCTGCTTTTGGAAGGTCGATAGACCCCTGGGGAAATGAGGTCTTCTCGAACCTGCTCCAGCAGGTTTATCCTTCATATGAAGtacttcaccttcatctacatcatccaaaatttctacaccttcatcatctaatTCACCAGATTGAGCCACACCAGGTTGCATACCCAGTACATCTTTtaccacttcatcatccacaccttctttcacccTACCTAATTCCTTTCTTACCATTTCTCCTTGAGCGGATTCACCTGAGATCATTGATCGAAGTAACATAGGTAACAACATTAAATGATAATCTTGTACCCAGACCATATCGCCTGATTGACAGAAGTTCGAGACGACCTCGGCGAATCGCATGTTGGCTTCTCGATAGGCTAACCAATGAGCTGCATCAAAGTTCATCTCTCCGGGGTGGTAGTGGAATAATGGCCAAAGAATAGAGTTGGAAAAACCTAAGAGATTCACTCGGTTAGTTACTTGTGATGTAGTATATGTTTTTTGACGTATACACTCACCGTTGTAGTGTCTATCAGCCAATTCATCAGAGAGGTAAACGGGATAACAATTGTATTCCGCGAGTAATCTTTTGTTGACATGATCTCGATCTGCGAGGGGGATCTATAAGGATGTAAAGGCAA
The nucleotide sequence above comes from Kwoniella europaea PYCC6329 chromosome 1, complete sequence. Encoded proteins:
- a CDS encoding alpha,alpha-trehalose-phosphate synthase [UDP-forming] 1; the protein is MSPPPAVPGSPYTSNHISSPTTTSFTQMPNQPKVSPQADGGNDKKEQRLIVVSNRLPVTISKDANGEYHFKMSSGGLVSALSGCKKTMSFTWIGWPGKDIPLADRDHVNKRLLAEYNCYPVYLSDELADRHYNGFSNSILWPLFHYHPGEMNFDAAHWLAYREANMRFAEVVSNFCQSGDMVWVQDYHLMLLPMLLRSMISGESAQGEMVRKELGRVKEGVDDEVVKDVLGMQPGVAQSGELDDEGVEILDDVDEGEVLHMKDKPAGAGSRRPHFPRGLSTFQKQEMVAKEKGKDGIRIGFFLHTPFPSSEIYRVLPVRREILLGVLQCDLIGFHTYDYARHFLSSCTRILGLQTQPNGIEFEGRYAQVGTYPIGIEPMQFVEGLQKEKVQSRLKALETRFQGCKVIIGVDRLDYIKGIPQKLHALEVFLTQHPEWIGKVVLVQLAIPSRQDVEEYQNLRACVNELVGRINGRFGTVEFMPIHYLHKSVPFEELTAMYALADACLVTSTRDGMNLVAYEYISSQSKRHGSMVLSEFAGAAQSLNGSILINPWDVQSTADAIHQALEMGPEQRKSNWQKLFNYVSKYTAEAWGTTFVNELTRLSGLPPAGPAGPGRKKSGSLSRTSSKASIRRRASQASVVAPIAES